In a genomic window of Glycine max cultivar Williams 82 chromosome 13, Glycine_max_v4.0, whole genome shotgun sequence:
- the LOC102660758 gene encoding short-chain dehydrogenase TIC 32 A, chloroplastic, with protein MHSATHAKAERLLGTHSHIHNLGLDSSLEPHAVSNDMVGEIAISPTPLIWVSNLTVTSQQMGANVTVNCVHPGIVRTRLTREREGLLTDLVFFLASKLLKTIPQAAATTCYVATHPRLFNVSDKYFADCNEISTSKLGSNSTEAARLWAASLKYNCFRC; from the exons ATGCACAGTGCAACGCACGCCAAAGCAGAGCGTCTTCTTGGCACGCACTCCCATATTCACAACCTTGGCTTGGACTCCTCCTTGGAGCCGCACGCAGTCTCGAACGACATGGTCGGGGAAATCGCAATTTCACCAACCCCTTTGATTTGGGTGTCAAATCTGACGGTGACATCGCAG CAAATGGGGGCCAACGTCACTGTGAATTGTGTTCATCCTGGGATCGTTAGAACCAGACTCACTAGAGAGCGTGAGGGCTTACTCACAG atTTGGTGTTCTTTTTGGCTTCCAAGCTCTTGAAGACCATTCCTCAG GCAGCTGCTACGACATGTTATGTGGCCACTCATCCAAGGCTTTTCAATGTCTCCGACAAGTACTTTGCTGACTGTAACGAAATTTCAACCTCAAAATTGGGATCTAACTCAACTGAAGCTGCAAGGTTATGGGCTGcaagtctaaaatataattgcTTTAGATGCTAG
- the LOC102668046 gene encoding putative glycine-rich cell wall structural protein 1: MVTVFTVAANGSDVSSGGGDDGRISSGGGGDGDEVDISGGDSGCSNVSGVGGDDDSDGSNGGGVMVIAVLVVATSNGDVVVIVVVAIGSDDIGDDYGDDDGGDIVGSGGVGDNDSDSDIDGVVAMSMATMVSVTVVLVVAPSGDTKWWQCDGGVSGCDNIGGCCSSDDGDGNGDNDDGGDGDGGNNGGGSNVGGDGDVGENGGGGSNTCGCGGGS, encoded by the exons ATGGTAACAGTGTTCACGGTGGCAGCTAATGGTAGTGACGTTagtagtggtggtggtgatgatggTCGTATTagtagtggtggtggtggtgacggTGACGAAGTTGATATTAGTGGTGGTGATAGTGGTTGTAGCAATGTTAGTGGTGTTGGTGGCGATGACGATAGTGATGGTAGTAACGGTGGTGGGGTGATGGTGATAGCAGTATTGGTGGTGGCAACAAGTAATGGTGATGTGGTGGTGATAGTGGTTGTAGCAAT TGGTTCCGACGACATTGGTGATGATTATGGTGACGATGATGGAGGTGATATTGTTGGTAGTGGTGGTGTTGGTGACAATGATAGTGATAGTGACATTGATGGTGTAGTAGCAATGTCGATGGCAACGATGGTGTCAGTGACTGTGGTGTTAGTGGTGGCACCAAGTGGTGACACCAAGTGGTGGCAGTGTGATGGTGGTGTTAGTGGTTGCGACAACATTGGTGGTTGTTGTAGTAGCGATGATGGAGATGGTAATGGTGATAATGATGATGGCGGTGACGGTGATGGTGGCAATAATGGTGGTGGTAGTAATGTTGGTGGTGATGGTGATGTTGGTGaaaatggtggtggtggtagcaATACTTGTGGTTGTGGTGGAGGTAGCTAG